One window of the Nicotiana tabacum cultivar K326 chromosome 4, ASM71507v2, whole genome shotgun sequence genome contains the following:
- the LOC107818052 gene encoding transcription factor bHLH79 isoform X2: protein MDPPIINEASFSAANPSSYSLAEIWPFSTAANGGGNGDLGGGGLGLRMSSFTDLLEAAANSVNESTVTEQSGRSGGGGGTAAVRKRDVNSEDDSSKLVSTSDANDLDGSVAKRQKASESKEENGGSKVEAESSSRTVNKGTEQSSKPEPPKDYIHVRARRGQATDSHSLAERARREKISERMKILQDLVPGCNKVIGKALVLDEIINYIQSLQRQVEFLSMKLEAVNSRMSHPIDTFPSKDLAPSAFDATGMIFGAQAPREYAQGAQSEWLHMQVGSSFDRAT, encoded by the exons ATGGATCCACCTATTATTAATGAGGCATCATTCTCGGCGGCCAACCCGAGTTCTTACAGCTTAGCTGAGATTTGGCCGTTTTCCACCGCAGCAAATGGTGGCGGCAACGGCGACCTTGGTGGAGGAGGCCTGGGTCTCAGAATGAGCAGCTTTACGGATTTATTAGAGGCGGCTGCTAACTCCGTTAACGAATCTACTGTGACGGAGCAAAGCGGAAGAAGCGGCGGCGGCGGCGGAACTGCTGCTGTCAGGAAGAGGGATGTGAATTCGGAGGATGACTCTTCTAAGCTTGTTTCTACTAGTGATGCTAATGATTTG GATGGTTCAGTCGCCAAACGCCAGAAAGcatcagaatctaaagaagaaaatgGCGGCTCAAAGGTAGAAGCAGAATCCAGTTCCCGGACGGTTAACAAGGGCACTGAACAAAGTAGTAAACCTGAGCCACCCAAGGATTACATCCATGTAAGGGCAAGAAGGGGTCAAGCTACTGACAGTCACAGCCTAGCAGAGAGG GCGAGGAGAGAAAAAATTAGCGAGAGGATGAAAATTCTGCAAGATTTGGTTCCTGGATGTAATAAG GTTATTGGAAAAGCTCTTGTTCTTGATGAAATAATAAATTATATCCAGTCACTACAGCGTCAAGTGGAG TTCTTGTCCATGAAGCTTGAAGCAGTCAATTCAAGGATGAGCCACCCTATAGATACCTTTCCTTCAAAAGAT CTTGCACCGTCAGCATTTGATGCCACTGGAATGATTTTTGGCGCACAAGCACCTAGAGAATATGCTCAAGGAGCACAATCCGAGTGGCTCCATATGCAGGTTGGTAGCAGCTTTGACAGAGCAACATGA
- the LOC107818052 gene encoding transcription factor bHLH79 isoform X1 → MDPPIINEASFSAANPSSYSLAEIWPFSTAANGGGNGDLGGGGLGLRMSSFTDLLEAAANSVNESTVTEQSGRSGGGGGTAAVRKRDVNSEDDSSKLVSTSDANDLQDGSVAKRQKASESKEENGGSKVEAESSSRTVNKGTEQSSKPEPPKDYIHVRARRGQATDSHSLAERARREKISERMKILQDLVPGCNKVIGKALVLDEIINYIQSLQRQVEFLSMKLEAVNSRMSHPIDTFPSKDLAPSAFDATGMIFGAQAPREYAQGAQSEWLHMQVGSSFDRAT, encoded by the exons ATGGATCCACCTATTATTAATGAGGCATCATTCTCGGCGGCCAACCCGAGTTCTTACAGCTTAGCTGAGATTTGGCCGTTTTCCACCGCAGCAAATGGTGGCGGCAACGGCGACCTTGGTGGAGGAGGCCTGGGTCTCAGAATGAGCAGCTTTACGGATTTATTAGAGGCGGCTGCTAACTCCGTTAACGAATCTACTGTGACGGAGCAAAGCGGAAGAAGCGGCGGCGGCGGCGGAACTGCTGCTGTCAGGAAGAGGGATGTGAATTCGGAGGATGACTCTTCTAAGCTTGTTTCTACTAGTGATGCTAATGATTTG CAGGATGGTTCAGTCGCCAAACGCCAGAAAGcatcagaatctaaagaagaaaatgGCGGCTCAAAGGTAGAAGCAGAATCCAGTTCCCGGACGGTTAACAAGGGCACTGAACAAAGTAGTAAACCTGAGCCACCCAAGGATTACATCCATGTAAGGGCAAGAAGGGGTCAAGCTACTGACAGTCACAGCCTAGCAGAGAGG GCGAGGAGAGAAAAAATTAGCGAGAGGATGAAAATTCTGCAAGATTTGGTTCCTGGATGTAATAAG GTTATTGGAAAAGCTCTTGTTCTTGATGAAATAATAAATTATATCCAGTCACTACAGCGTCAAGTGGAG TTCTTGTCCATGAAGCTTGAAGCAGTCAATTCAAGGATGAGCCACCCTATAGATACCTTTCCTTCAAAAGAT CTTGCACCGTCAGCATTTGATGCCACTGGAATGATTTTTGGCGCACAAGCACCTAGAGAATATGCTCAAGGAGCACAATCCGAGTGGCTCCATATGCAGGTTGGTAGCAGCTTTGACAGAGCAACATGA
- the LOC107818052 gene encoding transcription factor bHLH79 isoform X3 has protein sequence MDPPIINEASFSAANPSSYSLAEIWPFSTAANGGGNGDLGGGGLGLRMSSFTDLLEAAANSVNESTVTEQSGRSGGGGGTAAVRKRDVNSEDDSSKLVSTSDANDLQDGSVAKRQKASESKEENGGSKVEAESSSRTVNKGTEQSSKPEPPKDYIHVRARRGQATDSHSLAERARREKISERMKILQDLVPGCNKFLSMKLEAVNSRMSHPIDTFPSKDLAPSAFDATGMIFGAQAPREYAQGAQSEWLHMQVGSSFDRAT, from the exons ATGGATCCACCTATTATTAATGAGGCATCATTCTCGGCGGCCAACCCGAGTTCTTACAGCTTAGCTGAGATTTGGCCGTTTTCCACCGCAGCAAATGGTGGCGGCAACGGCGACCTTGGTGGAGGAGGCCTGGGTCTCAGAATGAGCAGCTTTACGGATTTATTAGAGGCGGCTGCTAACTCCGTTAACGAATCTACTGTGACGGAGCAAAGCGGAAGAAGCGGCGGCGGCGGCGGAACTGCTGCTGTCAGGAAGAGGGATGTGAATTCGGAGGATGACTCTTCTAAGCTTGTTTCTACTAGTGATGCTAATGATTTG CAGGATGGTTCAGTCGCCAAACGCCAGAAAGcatcagaatctaaagaagaaaatgGCGGCTCAAAGGTAGAAGCAGAATCCAGTTCCCGGACGGTTAACAAGGGCACTGAACAAAGTAGTAAACCTGAGCCACCCAAGGATTACATCCATGTAAGGGCAAGAAGGGGTCAAGCTACTGACAGTCACAGCCTAGCAGAGAGG GCGAGGAGAGAAAAAATTAGCGAGAGGATGAAAATTCTGCAAGATTTGGTTCCTGGATGTAATAAG TTCTTGTCCATGAAGCTTGAAGCAGTCAATTCAAGGATGAGCCACCCTATAGATACCTTTCCTTCAAAAGAT CTTGCACCGTCAGCATTTGATGCCACTGGAATGATTTTTGGCGCACAAGCACCTAGAGAATATGCTCAAGGAGCACAATCCGAGTGGCTCCATATGCAGGTTGGTAGCAGCTTTGACAGAGCAACATGA